Genomic segment of Gemmatimonas sp. UBA7669:
ATGCGCCGTTGGCCGGTGCCTTCTTTGCGCTCGAAGAGATTCTGGGTTCCTTCCACGCGGCCCACTTTGCACCGGTGGTTGTGGCCAGCGTGGCGGGCGCCATTCTGTCGCGTTCCGTGTTCGGCAACCATCCGGCGTTTCTCGTGCCGGAGGACTACAGCTATCAGAACACCATCGAGGTGGCACTGTTCTTCCCCTTGCTGGGTGTCCTGTGCGCGGTGGTCTCGGTGCTCTTTGTGCGCTGGCACTTTGCCATTGGCGCGCGCGCGGCAGCCTGGCGCGAGCGGCACCCGCGCGCTGAGGTATTGCAGCCCATTGCGGCTGGGCTGCTCGTTGGTGGGATGGTGGTGGCGTCTCGTGGTCAACTCGTGGGGACCGGCCACCTGTCCATTCCGCTCGAAAGCTTCACGCACACCGCCTGGTGGGCGCTCCTGCTGCTGGCTGTGGGCAAGATTCTTGCAACCAGCGTGACGCTGCAGGGCGGTGGCTCCGGCGGCCTGTTCACACCATCACTCTTTGTGGGGGGCGCCGTTGGTGCGGCCATGGGTGTACTCATCCGCACCTTCATCCCCTCGCTGCCCATTGCCGTGGAGGCCTATGCGCTCGTTGGCATGGGTGCCGTGGTGGCCGCCACCACCGGCGCGCCGCTTACGGCCATCCTGCTGGTATTCGAGATCACGGGCGACTACGCGATTGTCCCGCCGCTCATGGTCTCGGTGGTGATCTGTCAGTTGCTGGCCCGGCGCTTCGAACGGGATGATCTGTACAGCGGTTGGCTCCGGCGTCGTGGGGTGGCGCTGCCGTCGCACGCCGCTCCTGCTCCCACACCGCCTCCACCGACGTCGTCATGAGTGTCTGGTCCTCCCTTGTGCAGTTCGCACTCGCGCTGGCGTTGCTGCTGGCCGCTGCCCGTTTCTTCACCAACGCCGCACAGCGCGTTGGGCTCGCGTTCGGCATGTCCCCGTTCGTGGTGGGCGTGTTCATCATTGCCATCGGCACATCGCTGCCGGAGCTCGTCGCCTCGCTGCTCAGTGTGCGCGAGGGCGCCTCAGAGATTGTGCCCGGTAACGTGCTCGGGGCCAACGCGGCCAATCTGCTGCTCAACATGGGGCTCGTGAGCGCGCTGGCCACGGGTGGCCGCATCGTGCTGGGCGAGGAGTATCTCTTCATCGACCTGCACTTCCTCATGGGCGCGATGCTGGCCGTCGCGACCACCATGGCTGATGGGCGCATTGTAGCCATTGAGGGCGGCCTGCTGCTGCTGGCCTACGCGCTCTACATGACCTATCTGGTGGTCGAGGGGCGCACCCCGTCGGCGGAAGCCGAGCACGCCGATGCCATGTCCGAGGTCAAGCAGCGACGCGCATCGCTCGCGCGCGACGCCGGCATTCTGGTGGTGGCGGGTGTGCTCATTTACGTGGGCGGTGACATGACGGTGCGCGCGCTGCAGGATGTGTCGCTCGCGCTGGGGATCTCGGCCGCTGTGGCCTCGGTCACCATTCTGTCCATCGGCACCTCGCTGCCCGAACTCGTGGTCAGTGTGTCGGCAGCGCGTGCTGGTCAGGCGTCGATGGCGGTGGGGAACGTGCTGGGCTCCTGCGTGTTCAATGCCTTGGCGGTGGCTGGCGCGGCGGGGCTGGCGAGCGGCAGCGACGGTGTCGTGGTTACCGACGCGCTGCGCTACTTCGCGCTGCCCTTCGTCGGCGCCTCGGCGCTGCTGTTTTATCTGCTCACTCAGGACAAGCGCATTTCGCGCTGGGAAGGCATGCTGTTCCTCATTCTTTTCTTGCTGTTCATGGTCAAGATGGGCGGTCTCGCGTGAGGCGGTGGTGTACCCTGCTGGTTCTTGCTGCCGCGTGGACTTCACCGACTTTTGCCCAACCCGCTGGCGAGGCTCCGCCAGCACCGGCCCCCGTGCCGTTCCGTGTGGGCGAGGTACTGACCTACAAGGCGAGTTTTGGTGGCATTCCCGCCGGCAGTGCGCGCATGGAAGTGGCCGGCATTGACACGGTGCGGGGCCGCGCCGCCTATCATCTCGTGTTCAGCATCGATGGGGGCATCCCGTTCTTCCGGGTGCACGACCGCTACGAAAGCTGGATCGACGTGGCCACCCTCGCCTCGCTGCGCCATGTGCAGCAGATCAGCGAGGGACGCTACAAGCGGCACACGGTGTACGAGATTTTCCCGGAGCGCGCGCAGTACCAACGCAACGACGAGCCCATGCAGACCAGTGTCTCGCGGCCCCTCGACGACGCGTCGTTCATCTACGCCGTGCGGGTGGAAGCGCTGCGACCCGGTGTCACCAAGCGCGACGATCGCTACTTCCGTCCCGATCGCAATCCCGTGATTCTCACCGGTTTGCGCCTCGACACCATCAAGGTGGATGCCGGCACGTTTCCCACGGTGGTGGTGCGACCCACCATTCGCGCCAAGGGCCTCTTCTCGGAAGGAGGAGAGGCCCAGGTCTGGTTCAGCGATGATGCGGCGCGCATCCCCGTGCAGGTGCGCACGAAGTTCGCAAAGTTCCGTCTGACGCTGTCACTCAAGTCGGTGGATTACGGCAACGAAGCGCGTTGACGCCAGAGCGGATTGGCGTGTTCGTGTGCCGTTGACGTGTGACGACGCAGGTCGCGTCCGTCGGCCGTCACACTGTAGACCTGCCAGTTGTAGAAATTGCCGAGGATTTCGTGCGCCGACACGAAGGCAAGGCGTGCGCCATCGGGTGACCAGGCCGGAGCCCGCTGTTCACCATCGGGATCGAGCGTCATGAGGGCCTGCTCCGTCACCGGCCGGGCGTTGGCATCAAGCCGCACGGTCCAGAGGTCACCCACGAGGGAGCTGCTGCGGCGCACAAACGCCACCGTGCGCCCATCAGGC
This window contains:
- a CDS encoding chloride channel protein; translation: MPQRTSSEVRRLSRGATRQVLRSSRTVWDRVLAVLDRLGLDDHAVLLLFGAVIGVAAGAGVVLFYWFIDLSYAVFFRWPEQVLPQLPRLLYRPLTTALALTAAWWTWRRLGRGQDGMTVPDVQLAVLRRRGRIHSRRAAGRTLASAMTIGGGGSAGSEGPVAVLGATLGSLISRLFQFPADRTRVFVGAGAAAGISAAFNAPLAGAFFALEEILGSFHAAHFAPVVVASVAGAILSRSVFGNHPAFLVPEDYSYQNTIEVALFFPLLGVLCAVVSVLFVRWHFAIGARAAAWRERHPRAEVLQPIAAGLLVGGMVVASRGQLVGTGHLSIPLESFTHTAWWALLLLAVGKILATSVTLQGGGSGGLFTPSLFVGGAVGAAMGVLIRTFIPSLPIAVEAYALVGMGAVVAATTGAPLTAILLVFEITGDYAIVPPLMVSVVICQLLARRFERDDLYSGWLRRRGVALPSHAAPAPTPPPPTSS
- a CDS encoding sodium:calcium antiporter, which produces MSVWSSLVQFALALALLLAAARFFTNAAQRVGLAFGMSPFVVGVFIIAIGTSLPELVASLLSVREGASEIVPGNVLGANAANLLLNMGLVSALATGGRIVLGEEYLFIDLHFLMGAMLAVATTMADGRIVAIEGGLLLLAYALYMTYLVVEGRTPSAEAEHADAMSEVKQRRASLARDAGILVVAGVLIYVGGDMTVRALQDVSLALGISAAVASVTILSIGTSLPELVVSVSAARAGQASMAVGNVLGSCVFNALAVAGAAGLASGSDGVVVTDALRYFALPFVGASALLFYLLTQDKRISRWEGMLFLILFLLFMVKMGGLA
- a CDS encoding DUF3108 domain-containing protein; the encoded protein is MRRWCTLLVLAAAWTSPTFAQPAGEAPPAPAPVPFRVGEVLTYKASFGGIPAGSARMEVAGIDTVRGRAAYHLVFSIDGGIPFFRVHDRYESWIDVATLASLRHVQQISEGRYKRHTVYEIFPERAQYQRNDEPMQTSVSRPLDDASFIYAVRVEALRPGVTKRDDRYFRPDRNPVILTGLRLDTIKVDAGTFPTVVVRPTIRAKGLFSEGGEAQVWFSDDAARIPVQVRTKFAKFRLTLSLKSVDYGNEAR